A genome region from Aphelocoma coerulescens isolate FSJ_1873_10779 chromosome Z unlocalized genomic scaffold, UR_Acoe_1.0 ChrZ, whole genome shotgun sequence includes the following:
- the MBLAC2 gene encoding acyl-coenzyme A thioesterase MBLAC2, with protein sequence MSALEWFAHKPLGGGIFWIQERFYESGNRANIWLVRGSQRDVVIDAGLGLRSLPDYLRDAGLLAPAEGAGPRPLLAVATHVHFDHSGGLQHFEEVAVHSAEAAALLQGDNYEAVTWLSDREVARPPRPGWSARQFRVPPVRPSRLLQEGDVISLGDRQLTVMHMPGHSRGSICLHDKDRKILFSGDVVYDGSMIDWLPYSRISDYVASCQRLMELVDRGLVEKVLPGHFNIFGAERLYRLASNYISQAGVCHKISTCAMRSIASIALRVTNSRITSQ encoded by the exons ATGTCGGCGCTGGAGTGGTTCGCGCACAAGCCCCTGGGCGGTGGTATCTTTTGGATCCAGGAGCGCTTCTACGAATCGGGCAACCGGGCCAACATCTGGCTGGTGCGGGGCTCACAGCGAGACGTGGTGATCGacgcagggctggggctgcgcaGCCTGCCCGACTACTTGCGCGACGCCGGGCTGCTGGCGCCAGCCGAGGGCGCCGGGCCGCGGCCGCTACTGGCCGTGGCCACCCACGTCCACTTCGACCACTCGGGCGGGCTGCAGCACTTCGAGGAGGTGGCGGTGCACAgcgccgaggcggcggcgctgcTGCAAGGCGACAACTACGAGGCAGTGACGTGGCTGTCGGACCGGGAGGTGGCGCGACCGCCGCGGCCCGGCTGGAGCGCACGACAGTTCCGCGTGCCGCCCGTCCGGCCCAGCCGCCTCCTGCAGGAGG GGGATGTGATCAGCCTCGGAGATCGACAGCTCACTGTCATGCATATGCCTGGTCATTCACGAGGAAGTATTTGCTTACATGACAAGGACAGGAAGATTTTGTTCAGTGGAGATGTGGTGTATGATGGATCTATGATCGACTGGCTTCCCTACAGCAGAATCAGTGACTACGTTGCAAGCTGCCAGCGCCTGATGGAGTTAGTAGACAGAGGTCTTGTGGAGAAGGTACTACCTGGGCACTTTAACATATTTGGGGCAGAAAGGCTGTATCGGTTAGCTTCCAACTACATTTCCCAAGCTGGAGTTTGTCACAAGATTTCTACCTGTGCCATGAGATCCATTGCAAGCATAGCACTTCGTGTTACAAATTCAAGAATCACTTCTCAGTGA
- the POLR3G gene encoding DNA-directed RNA polymerase III subunit RPC7 isoform X4, with amino-acid sequence MEGQCIQMAESGRGGGCASFTFSIEAICSGKDAALPDVICKPPLPFQVQPVSWSTLCVQQLRDTVKRTRTMKKSRKHGHQVQKQKRQKSDPKSNLVVIKKIELNSSAVWRICCFCNVGLPCKEIAL; translated from the exons ATGGAGGGGCAG TGCATCCAAATGGCTGAGTCAGGTAGAGGAGGAGGATGTGCTTCATTTACCTTCAGCATTGAGGCTATTTGCTCTGGTAAAGATGCAGCTCTACCTGATGTCATCTGTAAGCCTCCACTACCATTTCAAGTACAGCCAGTATCTTGGAGCACACTCTGTGTTCAG CAATTGAGAGATACAGTCAAAAGGACCAGGACAatgaaaaagagcaggaaacaTGGACACCAG gtgcaaaaacaaaaaaggcaaaaatctgatCCTAAAAGTAATCTGGTtgtgattaaaaaaattgaG CTTAACTCTTCAGCAGTATGGAGGATATGCTGTTTCTGTAACGTGGGATTACCTTGTAAAGAGATTGCCTTATGA
- the POLR3G gene encoding DNA-directed RNA polymerase III subunit RPC7 isoform X5, giving the protein MEGQCIQMAESGRGGGCASFTFSIEAICSGKDAALPDVICKPPLPFQVQPVSWSTLCVQQLRDTVKRTRTMKKSRKHGHQVQKQKRQKSDPKSNLVVIKKIEQYGGYAVSVTWDYLVKRLPYDRS; this is encoded by the exons ATGGAGGGGCAG TGCATCCAAATGGCTGAGTCAGGTAGAGGAGGAGGATGTGCTTCATTTACCTTCAGCATTGAGGCTATTTGCTCTGGTAAAGATGCAGCTCTACCTGATGTCATCTGTAAGCCTCCACTACCATTTCAAGTACAGCCAGTATCTTGGAGCACACTCTGTGTTCAG CAATTGAGAGATACAGTCAAAAGGACCAGGACAatgaaaaagagcaggaaacaTGGACACCAG gtgcaaaaacaaaaaaggcaaaaatctgatCCTAAAAGTAATCTGGTtgtgattaaaaaaattgaG CAGTATGGAGGATATGCTGTTTCTGTAACGTGGGATTACCTTGTAAAGAGATTGCCTTATGACAGGAGCTAG
- the POLR3G gene encoding DNA-directed RNA polymerase III subunit RPC7 isoform X3: protein MEGQCIQMAESGRGGGCASFTFSIEAICSGKDAALPDVICKPPLPFQVQPVSWSTLCVQQLRDTVKRTRTMKKSRKHGHQSYFLYKLEKTPKRDETKEGKQKSFLLQNCEPDPSKAVGGAKTKKAKI from the exons ATGGAGGGGCAG TGCATCCAAATGGCTGAGTCAGGTAGAGGAGGAGGATGTGCTTCATTTACCTTCAGCATTGAGGCTATTTGCTCTGGTAAAGATGCAGCTCTACCTGATGTCATCTGTAAGCCTCCACTACCATTTCAAGTACAGCCAGTATCTTGGAGCACACTCTGTGTTCAG CAATTGAGAGATACAGTCAAAAGGACCAGGACAatgaaaaagagcaggaaacaTGGACACCAG AGCTATTTTCTGTACAAATTGGAGAAGACTCCCAAGAGAGATGAAACCAAAGAAGGCAAACAAAAAAG ctttcttCTGCAGAATTGTGAACCAGATCCTTCAAAAGCAGTTGGAG gtgcaaaaacaaaaaaggcaaaaatctga
- the POLR3G gene encoding DNA-directed RNA polymerase III subunit RPC7 isoform X6 — protein sequence MEGQCIQMAESGRGGGCASFTFSIEAICSGKDAALPDVICKPPLPFQVQPVSWSTLCVQQLRDTVKRTRTMKKSRKHGHQSYFLYKLEKTPKRDETKEGKQKSFLLQNCEPDPSKAVGGGIVDR from the exons ATGGAGGGGCAG TGCATCCAAATGGCTGAGTCAGGTAGAGGAGGAGGATGTGCTTCATTTACCTTCAGCATTGAGGCTATTTGCTCTGGTAAAGATGCAGCTCTACCTGATGTCATCTGTAAGCCTCCACTACCATTTCAAGTACAGCCAGTATCTTGGAGCACACTCTGTGTTCAG CAATTGAGAGATACAGTCAAAAGGACCAGGACAatgaaaaagagcaggaaacaTGGACACCAG AGCTATTTTCTGTACAAATTGGAGAAGACTCCCAAGAGAGATGAAACCAAAGAAGGCAAACAAAAAAG ctttcttCTGCAGAATTGTGAACCAGATCCTTCAAAAGCAGTTGGAGGTGGTATTG TTGACagataa
- the POLR3G gene encoding DNA-directed RNA polymerase III subunit RPC7 isoform X1, protein MEGQCIQMAESGRGGGCASFTFSIEAICSGKDAALPDVICKPPLPFQVQPVSWSTLCVQQLRDTVKRTRTMKKSRKHGHQVQKQKRQKSDPKSNLVVIKKIEELEKKDEEEEKSKDEKDETKDKEGEDDEAEEPEEYDEEYEEV, encoded by the exons ATGGAGGGGCAG TGCATCCAAATGGCTGAGTCAGGTAGAGGAGGAGGATGTGCTTCATTTACCTTCAGCATTGAGGCTATTTGCTCTGGTAAAGATGCAGCTCTACCTGATGTCATCTGTAAGCCTCCACTACCATTTCAAGTACAGCCAGTATCTTGGAGCACACTCTGTGTTCAG CAATTGAGAGATACAGTCAAAAGGACCAGGACAatgaaaaagagcaggaaacaTGGACACCAG gtgcaaaaacaaaaaaggcaaaaatctgatCCTAAAAGTAATCTGGTtgtgattaaaaaaattgaG GAGCTAGAAAAGAAggatgaggaagaagaaaaatccaaagatgagaaagatgaaacaaaagacaaagaagGTGAAGATGATGAAGCAGAAGAACCAGAGGAATATGATGAAGAGTATGAAGAAGTATAA
- the POLR3G gene encoding DNA-directed RNA polymerase III subunit RPC7 isoform X2 translates to MEGQCIQMAESGRGGGCASFTFSIEAICSGKDAALPDVICKPPLPFQVQPVSWSTLCVQQLRDTVKRTRTMKKSRKHGHQSYFLYKLEKTPKRDETKEGKQKSFLLQNCEPDPSKAVGGGIGAKTKKAKI, encoded by the exons ATGGAGGGGCAG TGCATCCAAATGGCTGAGTCAGGTAGAGGAGGAGGATGTGCTTCATTTACCTTCAGCATTGAGGCTATTTGCTCTGGTAAAGATGCAGCTCTACCTGATGTCATCTGTAAGCCTCCACTACCATTTCAAGTACAGCCAGTATCTTGGAGCACACTCTGTGTTCAG CAATTGAGAGATACAGTCAAAAGGACCAGGACAatgaaaaagagcaggaaacaTGGACACCAG AGCTATTTTCTGTACAAATTGGAGAAGACTCCCAAGAGAGATGAAACCAAAGAAGGCAAACAAAAAAG ctttcttCTGCAGAATTGTGAACCAGATCCTTCAAAAGCAGTTGGAGGTGGTATTG gtgcaaaaacaaaaaaggcaaaaatctga
- the LYSMD3 gene encoding lysM and putative peptidoglycan-binding domain-containing protein 3, with translation MAGRGAGSGPQPPAVAQPPAGGHLYPFVSAESEGPEEEGEVSELRPRGREKVRRSASRDRLDDIVLVTKDIREGDTLNAIALQFCCSVADIKRVNNLINDQDFFALRSVKIPVKKFSVLTETHISPKGRPALRPALCSPEVQETSLCDKFSANETAGNFLKEVDRDIEEIVKCNDTKRENLNEVVSALAAQQMCFETDGKTEKCKDPYYGADWGIGWWTAVVIMLIIGIITPVFYLLYYEVLVKADVSHHSAVDPPHFFVTAVSRQKEIEN, from the exons ATGGCCGGCAGAGGGGCCGGCAGCGGCCCGCAGCCGCCCGCCGTGGCGCAGCCGCCCGCCGGCGGTCACCTGTACCCCTTCGTGAGCGCGGAGAGCGAGGGGCCCGAGGAGGAGGGCGAGGTGTCGGAGCTGCGGCCGCGGGGCAGGGAGAAGGTCCGGCGGAGCGCGTCGAGGGACAGGCTGGATGATATCGTCCTGGTGACGAAGGACATCCGGGAGGGGGACACGCTGAACGCTATCGCTCTGCAGTTCTGCTGCTCG gtTGCAGATATCAAGAGAGTTAACAATCTTATCAACGATCAAGATTTTTTTGCCCTGAGGTCTGTCAAAATTCCAGTGAAAAAGTTCAGTGTATTGACTGAAACCCACATCTCTCCAAAAGGAAGACCAGCTCTTCGGCCTGCTCTGTGTTCCCCAGAAGTACAGGAAACTTCTCTTTGTGATAAATTCTCTGCTAATGAGACTGCTGGAAACTTCTTAAAAGAAGTCGATCGAGATATAGAAGAAATAGTGAAGTGCAATGATACAAAGAGAGAGAATCTGAATGAAGTTGTTTCTGCTTTAGCAGCCCAACAGATGTGTTTTGAAACTGATGgtaaaactgaaaaatgcaaGGATCCTTACTATGGAGCAGACTGGGGTATAGGATGGTGGACAGCAGTAGTGATTATGTTGATTATTGGCATAATAACTCCAGTTTTTTATCTCCTGTATTATGAAGTTCTAGTGAAAGCAGATGTCAGTCACCATTCTGCAGTGGACCCTCCCCATTTCTTTGTCACAGCAGTATCGCgtcagaaagaaatagaaaattga
- the POLR3G gene encoding DNA-directed RNA polymerase III subunit RPC7 isoform X7 yields the protein MAESGRGGGCASFTFSIEAICSGKDAALPDVICKPPLPFQVQPVSWSTLCVQQLRDTVKRTRTMKKSRKHGHQVQKQKRQKSDPKSNLVVIKKIEELEKKDEEEEKSKDEKDETKDKEGEDDEAEEPEEYDEEYEEV from the exons ATGGCTGAGTCAGGTAGAGGAGGAGGATGTGCTTCATTTACCTTCAGCATTGAGGCTATTTGCTCTGGTAAAGATGCAGCTCTACCTGATGTCATCTGTAAGCCTCCACTACCATTTCAAGTACAGCCAGTATCTTGGAGCACACTCTGTGTTCAG CAATTGAGAGATACAGTCAAAAGGACCAGGACAatgaaaaagagcaggaaacaTGGACACCAG gtgcaaaaacaaaaaaggcaaaaatctgatCCTAAAAGTAATCTGGTtgtgattaaaaaaattgaG GAGCTAGAAAAGAAggatgaggaagaagaaaaatccaaagatgagaaagatgaaacaaaagacaaagaagGTGAAGATGATGAAGCAGAAGAACCAGAGGAATATGATGAAGAGTATGAAGAAGTATAA